Genomic segment of Streptococcus australis:
CTTGATTTTCAACTGTCTTACGCATCTCCTTAGAGTAAAGTTCCTTGTCAGCCTGCGCACGAAGGGCGCGAACGGCTGGCCCTTTCCCAGTGTTGAGCATCTTCATCTGGATGTAACTCTTGTCAATGGTCTTGGCCATCTCGCCACCGAGAGCATCTACCTCACGCACGACAATTCCCTTGGCAGAACCGCCGATAGAAGGATTACAAGGCATGAAAGCCAGCATTTCAATGTTAATAGTCGCAAGCAGGACCTTACAGCCCATACGGCTAGCGGCCAAGGAAGCCTCAACCCCAGCGTGCCCCGCACCGATTACAATAATATCGTATTCTTCAGTAAAATTATAAGTCATTTTCTCTCCTATTCCTCAAGATGAATGTGTCTTAGTTGGCCGTCCCAATCGGGTAAGGCTGTTTTTAAAAAGGCTGGAACTAACTGGTAAGCCTCAAGCTTATCCAAGTCAATCCATTCACAGGGTTGCATTTTCTCATCTTCCTGCATGGTCAATGGGGCATCCTCAAGCAAATCCACCAGATAATGAAACTCGATATTGTGATAGGAAATACCGTCCTCTTCAAAACGATTTTCAACTACAAAAGCTAGTTGTCTAGCCTCAGCTTTGACACCCAGTTCTTCCCTCACTTCGCGGACTACCGCTTCCTCCGTTCTTTCATTGACTTGAATCGCACCGCCAATAGTGTAATACTTGCCCTTATCTTTGGTGACTAGGAGCTTGCCATTTTGGACAATCAAGGCTGTCGCCCGAACACCAAAAACTGTATTTCCTGCTTTTGTCCGAAAGTCTTGCTGACTCATTTTTATCCTTCCCCTTATACTCAATGAAAATCAAAAAGCAAACTAGGAAGCTAGACGCAGGCTGTACTTGAGTACGGCAAGGTGAAGCTGACGTGGTTTGAATTTGATTTTCGAAGAGTATTAAACGACACAAAAACAGTCAAAACTCGTAAGAAGTGCAGGACAAAAAGCCTGCAACATCCATGAGCTTTGACCATCATTTCTATTGCTTTTATTATTGTAGCAAATTGAGAAAATTTGTCAATCTAAATGTACTGACAAACTTGTCCATCGCGGTAGGCATTGTCAATCAAACCACCACCGAGACACTCTTCGCCATCGTAAAAGACAACTGCCTGTCCTGGTGTGATGGCGCGCTGTGGTTCCGCAAAGATGACTTCTGCCTTATCTCCTTTGACATGTACTGTCACCTTAGAATCAGGCTGACGGTAGCGGAATTTAGCCGTACATTCTAGCGTAAATTCCTCTGGCATCTCACGAGTAAAGTGGACTTGACTGGCCTCTAGGCTTGTTGACATGAGCGAGTCATGATAGAAACCTTGGCCGACATAGAGGATATTTTGGCTCAGGTCTTTTCCAACAACAAACCAAGGGGCATTGTCACCACCGTGTTGGCCACCGATACCAAGTCCGCCACGCTGACCGATTGTATAATACATGAGGCCTGCATGCTCGCCCATATCGCGACCATCCACAGTCATCATGCGACCAGGCTGAGCTGGCAGGTAGTTACTGAGAAAGCTTTTAAAGTTCTTTTCTCCGATAAAGCAAATTCCTGTCGAGTCTTTCTTCTTGGCAGTCGCAAGACCTGCTTCTTCTGCTATTTTTCGTACTTCAGGCTTTTCCAAATGCCCCAATGGGAACATGGTTTTTTGGAGTTGTTCTTGCGAAAGTTGACTGAGGAAATAGGTCTGATCCTTGCCATTGTCCACGCCACGAAGCATGTGAACAGTGCCATCCTCATCACGCGCCACTCGAGCATAGTGCCCCGTCGCAACATAATCTGCCCCCAAGGTCATAGCATAGTCCAAAAAGGCCTTGAACTTGATCTCCTTGTTGCACATAACATCTGGATTTGGCGTGCGCCCCTCACGGTATTCCGCTAGGAAATACTCAAAAACGCGGTCCCAGTACTCTTTTTCAAAATTAACAGAGTAGTAGGGAATGCCGATCTGGTCTGCCACCGCAGCCACATCTTTGTAATCTTCGGTCGCTGTACAAACGCCGTTTTCATCTGTGTCATCCCAGTTCTTCATGAAGATACCGATCACATCGTAGCCCTGCTCCTTGAGCAAGAGAGCCGTCACCGACGAATCGACACCACCACTCATACCCACGACAACACGTGTTTTAGAGTTATCACTCATGGTAAGTCTCCCATCTATTCGTTTATTCACGATTGAAGGTCGTGTGTGCTTCACGATTGAAGGTCGCTTGAGCAGTATTCATTATAACACGCTTGGTTGGAGAAGACAAGGGAGGGATAGGAATACACACAGAAAAGCAAAAAAGTCGAGGGATTTCCTCGACTTTTACTTCTTATTCTGCTAGTTATTTCTTAATACCAACCGTTGTTAAGCCAGAAGTTTTTAGCAGCTGTCCATGAACCGTAACGTCCTGCAACGTAGGCGTCTGCTACACGTTCTTGGTTTTCTGCTGAGTAGTCACCGTTCAAGTATGAATCTGTCAATTGGTAACGTCCGATGTAACGTCCGTTTGTAGCTGTGTAGCTACCGCCTGATTCTTTTTGAGCGATCCATTCTTTGGCTTCTGCTTCTGATCCGCTAACAGTTGCTGCTGGTGCAGTGTAGCTTTCTTCTGCTACTGGAGCTGCTGGCGCTTCGTAAGTTGTTGTTTCAGCAACTTCTTCATAAGTTGTAGCTTCGCTTGTTTCTTCTGTAGCAGCTGGTGCTTCATAAGTTGTCGCAGAAGTTGCAGCGGTTGCAGTTGTTGTCGATGGTTCTGTTCCTTCGATGACCAAGACTTGGTCCACAAAGATCAAGTGGATGTCTTCAATCTTGTTTTTTTCTGCCAATTTTTCAACAGTAGTGTTGTACTTCTCAGCGATTTCTGAAAGAGTGTCGCCTGGTTTAACTGTGTAAGTTACAGTTTCTTGTGCAGAGGCAAGAGCTGGGGCAAAGAAAGCAAGCAAAGCTGCTACTCCTGCGATAGTTATTTTGATTTTTTTAGTTGTTAATGACATATCTAAAAATTCTCCTTCTATTGAATATATCTATGATACCTTTTAAATGTTACCGTTGTTTAACGATTATATGTAGAAATATTACAAAAATGTTTTATATTTACCGTTTTACGGAGGTTTTTGTCACAAAAGGCCTTGTTTTATACCATCTTTAATCATTTTGAGCTTTTGATAAGGGAAATAAGCACAGAGGTCCATTCTTTGATATAATAGTTATAAGAATCTTTGTAAGGGGAAACAGATGCAATCACTTCGTTTTCAATCTGTCTTTGATATTATCGGACCTGTCATGATTGGCCCATCAAGTAGCCACACTGCTGGTGCCGTTCGTATCGGAAAAATCGTCTCTTCCATCTTTGACGATATGCCTACCGAGGTAGAGTTCCAATTATTTAACTCATTTGCCAAGACCTACCGTGGTCATGGAACGGATCTTGCTCTCGTCGCTGGTATTTTAGGTATGGATACGGATAATCCCGACATCCCAAACAGTCTCGAGATTGCCCATAAACGGGGCATCAAGATTGTCTGGACCATTCAGAAAGATAGCAATGCTCCTCACCCTAACACCACTAAAATCACTGTAAAGAATGAACACAAATCCATTAGCGTGACAGGTATTTCTATCGGTGGAGGAAATATCCAAGTTACGGAACTTAACGGCTTTGCTGTCTCTCTCAACATGAATACCCCGACCATCATCATCGTGCATCAGGATGTTCCGGGTATGATTGCCCATGTTACTGAAGCCCTCTCTCGTTTCGATATCAACATCGCCCAGATGAATGTGACTCGAGAAAAAGCTGGAGAAAAAGCCATCATGATTATCGAAGTCGATAGTCGAAATTGTGAAGAGGCGATTGAAGACATCCGAAAAATCCCTCATCTCCACAATGTCAATTTCTTTAAGTAGGAGGAAACATGTTTTATTCTATCAAAGAATTGGTCGAGCAGGCAGACCTAGACTTCCAAGGCAATGTCGCAGAACTCATGATTGCGACAGAATATGAACTGACTGGCCGATGCCGAGACGAAGTTCTCCTCCTCATGGAACGCAATCTAGAAGTCATGAAAGCCTCTGTCGAGCTTGGCCTTAGTGAAAACAAATCCCGCAGCGGCCTAACAGGTGGAGATGCGGCCAAACTAGATCGCCATCTCAAAAGTGGCAAGGCCTTGTCAGACTTCACCATCCTATCAGCAGCCCGAAATGCCATCGCGGTTAACGAACACAACGCTAAAATGGGCTTGGTCTGTGCCACTCCAACCGCAGGAAGTGCTGGCTGTCTGCCAGCTGTTCTTACTGCAGCTATTCAAAAAATTGACCTCAGCCACGAAGAACAACTCGATTTCCTCTTTGCCGCGGGTGCCTTTGGATTGGTTATCGCAAACAACGCTTCTATCTCAGGTGCTGAAGGTGGCTGTCAGGCCGAAGTCGGCTCGGCCTCTGCCATGAGTGCCGCAGCCTTGACCTTGGCTGCAGGTGGAAGCCCCTATCAGGCTAGCCAAGCCATTGCCTTTGTCATTAAAAATATGCTAGGCCTCATCTGTGATCCTGTTGCAGGCTTAGTTGAAGTTCCTTGTGTCAAACGAAATGCCATGGGAGCCAGCTTTGCCTTTATCGCGGCTGATATGGCCTTGGCAGGTATCGAATCTAAGATCCCTGTCGATGAAGTTATCGATGCCATGTACCAAGTCGGATCCAGCCTCCCAACTGCCTTTCGTGAAACGGCTGAAGGTGGACTCGCAGCCACTCCGACTGGTCGTCGCCTACAAAAAGAAATCTTCGGAGAATAAGTTTATCTATTAGGAGAAATCATGCCCTCTATCTCAGCTATCTTTTTCGATCTAGACGGAACCCTGGTTGACAGTTCCATCGGGATCCACAATGCCTTTACCTATACCTTTGAACAACTAGGAGTTCCAAGCCCTGATGCCAAAACTATTCGTGGTTTCATGGGCCCGCCACTTGAAAGTAGTTTTGCGACCTGCCTTCCAAAAGAACAAATCTCAGAAGCTGTTCAAATCTACCGTTCTTACTACAAGAAAAAAGGAATTCATGAAGCAGAGCTTTTCCCCCGAATGACGGAATTGCTCCAAGAACTCTCGCAAACCTACCCTCTCTATATCACTACAACAAAGAATACTCCGACTGCCCAGGATATGACTAAAAATCTGGGAATCCATCATTTCTTTGATGGCATTTATGGCTCCAGTCCTGAAACGCCTCACAAGGCGGATGTCATCCGTTACGCCTTACAGACGCATCGACTCCCTGCAGACCAAGTCCTCATCATCGGGGACACCAAGTTTGATATGATCGGAGCCCAAGAAACTGGCATTAAAAAGTTCGCTGTTACTTGGGGATTTGGAGAAGAAGCTGATTTACTCGGCTATCAACCTGACTGGATTGCCCAGACAATCGATGATATCATTAGCCAGCTATAAATAATACGACAATTTGAAACTACAGAGTAAAAAGACCAAGGTTCTGTCTATACAAAACCTTGGTCTTTGATTTATGATTAATTGCATGAGTCACTCTTACTCAGCATGGGTTGTCTCATTTGCAAAGGAAATGATCGCTTCTTTGAGCTCATCTCCACTGAGTGAACGGAACTCCTCTATTTTTTGATTGATGGCTTCTAGAGGCATGACATTTACCTTACCAACGAAAATCTTGTCCATAACTTGGTTATCAACTAATTCGGTCGAAACCAAGAGTTCTTCGTAGAGTTTTTCACCTGGGCGAATCCCAACTTCAACGATTGGAATTTCGCTTTCTGTGTGTCCACTTAGAAGCACCATTTTCTTGGCCAAGTCATAGATCTTGACTGGTTTGCCCATGTCAAGGATAAAGACTTCTCCGTCCTTGGCATAAGCACCAGCATGGATTACCAGACGACTGGCCTCTGGAATGGTCATGAAGTAACGTGTCATACGGAAGTCTGTCACCGTTACAGGGCCACCTTCAGCAATCTGGCGTTCAAAGACAGGAATCACGCTACCACGGCTACCGAGGACATTCCCAAAACGAACTGCACAGTAGGTTGATTTGCTACGTTGGTTAAAGCCAGTGACAATCAACTCTGCCACGCGCTTGGTTGCACCCATAACATTCGGTGGATTGACCGCCTTGTCAGTCGAAATCATGACCATCTTAGGCACTTTAGCCTCATCCACAGCCTTGGCAACATTGTAAGTTCCGAGGATATTGTTTTTGAAGGCTTCTTTTGGATTGCGCTCCATCATCGGAACGTGCTTATGGGCAGCGGCATGGTAGACAATGGCTGGTTTATACTGTTCAAACACCTGTAAGAGGCGATCATAGTCCTGAATATCTGCAATAACAGGAACATAATCAATTCCTTGGAATGTACGGATCAATTCATGATAAACAAGATAGATTGAGTTTTCACCATGTCCAAGCAAGATGATACGTTCTGGATTGAAGCGGCTAACCTGACGACAAATCTCTGAACCAATCGAACCACCAGCTCCTGTCACCAAGATAGTCTTGCCTGTAAGCTCTGCACCCAGACGGGATTCGTCAAGACGGATTTCCTGACGGCCCAAAAGGTCTGTGATATCAATTTTCTGGAAGCCACTACCTGGTTGGTGAAGCCCCTGAACAACTGTCTCAACCTTGGGCATCTTGTAACATTTGATGCCGAGTTTATTACACATCTGCAAGATGCGTTCGTACTCTGATGGGTCAAGCGAAGGGATCGCTACGATGACACGCTCGATTTGGTGACGTTTAGCCAATTCAGGCAGATTGTCATAGGAGCCCAAAACGGAAATTCCACCTAGTTTTTGTCCCTTTTTCTTCTCATCATTATCCAAAATTCCCACTAGCTCAAGGTCACTAGTTGGGTGTTGGTAGCTGTTCATAAAGAGGGCACCACCATCGCCAGCACCAATCAAAAAGGTACGACGGTGCTCGCCATCCCCACTACCCTGCTTGCGCTTTGAATAAATCAACTGCCAAGTGATGCGAGGGAGCAAGATCAGGAAAGTACTCAATAAAATAAAGAGTATGATGAATCGGATAGAAAATAGAGGAAGGAAGGCATAGCAAAGTCCGTAAGAGACAATACTGCTGACGGTTACCCCAAAAAAGATTTTTAAGAAATCTGTGATTTTACTATAGCGACTAATACTCGCATTGAGCCCCCAAAATCCAATCATGATTTGATAGAAGAGGAAGGCCAAACCAGTATAGATAACATAGTCCACAGGCGCTGGGTTAATCAAACCATAAAAGAGAATGTAAGACACAATGATGGAAACCACCATACTAACAATGTCAAATACACCCCAAAACACCTGCTTTTGCTGTTTATTTAAAATTTCAACCAGATCAATCACGTAATCTGTTAGTTTTTTATTCATCGAAGTTTACTCCCCCTTAAAAGAGTCGGATAAAGCTGTTGTTAGTTCTTTTTAGAATATCTACTCTAATTCTCCAAATAAATAGTCTGATTTCTGTATGTTTGTTTCCATTTGAATCCCTTAATAAGACCAAGTAAGGTTCCAACCCCATAAGAAAAATGAATGGCAAACAAAAGAATAGGCATTAGAAATAATAACGTGTTTTTATTTTTCACATAAGTTAATATTGTCAACATAAGAACAAACAGAAAGTAAATTGTAAATAGAGAAAAAAGAAATGTCACTGAGAATGGCACTAACAAAATACTTAGAAAGATACTTAGAACAAAGACAAAAGGAACATAATGAAAAAGTGATAGACACTGTGGCTTAACATGTGTTGTTAGACCAATCCACAATCCATTCGAATATTTTTGATAAAGCATCTTTTTAAGAGTTGGTCGAATATACTGATAAGATAAAACACTAGGGCTATACCGAATACGATATCCATGTTTTCTGATTCTATAGTGAAGTTCATTGTCTTCTGTCCGGCCAAGTTGCTCATCTACTAAGCCAACTTGCTGAAAAACTTCTCGTCTGTACATCCCATGAAAAATAGAAGATACATATTTATCTTGAGAACTATTACGATAATCAGCAATACTACTTCCGAACATATTTTCTTCAACAAGATGCAAGACTTCTGACCACTTATCTTTTTCTTCCACAATTGTCGGTCTTGCTCCTCCACAAACAAACTCACCTTGGTTAATCAGAGCAACATTCTCACTCACAAAATTTTCTGTAACTTTCGAGTGAGCATCAATCTTCAGAATAACGTCACCTATCGATTGCTTGATGCCCAAATTAAATCCACTAGATTGATTTTTCTTGGGATTATCGTAAAGTCTAATGGATTTAAATTCATTATTTTCCTTTATAAATTGTTGTACAATCTCTTTTGTAGCATCAGTTGACATAGCATTAATAAACAGAATCTCAATATTTTTTTTATCATATGTTTGATTTTTCAAATCTTCAATAAGATCTGGCAAATATTTCTCTTCATTGTAGGCGCTGATTACAATTGAGACCAGTTTTTTTCCAACATTTTGAGTCACTTCTACTCTCCTGAATTATTCCTTCCACTATTTTATCACAAAATTTCCTAGTTTCCTATTTTTATCTCAAATCAAGAAAAATTCTGGTAAAGAAATCTGTCCCTTTTCACTCTATTTTCAGTTAAATCGTTCTAGCTTTCTTAGCAGTCCTCTCCTTGACATTGTAAGAAAAAAACCTTAAAATAAGCTGTTATTAAAATCATCCTATCGAGGTTTTCATGAAAAAGCAATCACTCTTTTTTGTTCTTGGAATTGTCTTAATCGGGACTGTTTTGCGCTCTCCTTTTACTGCTTTACCCATTATTTTGGGAGATATTTCGCAAGGGCTGGGAGTAGAGGTCAGCTCTCTTGGGATTTTAACCAGTCTCCCTCTCTTGATGTTTGCTCTTTTCTCTGCTTTTGCAAGCCGCTTGGCGCAAAAGATTGGACTAGAGCATCTCTTTACTTACTGTCTCCTTCTCTTAACTATTGGCTCTGTCATTCGTATCTTCAATCTTCCCCTTCTCTATCTAGGAACCTTGATTGTCGGAGCGAGCATTGCTATTTTCAATGTTCTTCTCCCAAGTATGATTCAGGCCAACCAACCTCAAAAGATTAGTTTTCTAACAACTCTTTATGTCACTGCTATGGGAATATCCACAGCTATTGCCTCCTATCTATCTGTTCCTATCACCCAAGCTAGTTCTTGGAAGGGCTTGATCCTCGTTCTCAGCCTCATCTGCTTGCTCACTCTGCTAGTCTGGTTGCCAAATCATCGCCACAACCACTATCTAGAAGGACAGCAAGAAAAGAAATCAAAAGAAAATATTCTAAAAAACAAACATGTCTGGGCCATCATTGTCTTTGGCGGTCTTCAGTCCTTGCTCTTTTATACAAGTATGACCTGGTTGCCAACTATGGCTATTAGTGCTGGTCTTTCTAATAGCGATGCGGCTCTCCTGGCTTCTATCTTCTCACTGATCAGCATTCCTTTTTCCATGACTGTTCCAAGTCTGACGACTCGTCTGTCAGATGGTCACCGTCGAATCATGCTGGCAATAATCTCTATCGCTGGCATGATAGGAATTGCCATGCTCTTATATCCAAGCAATAACTTCCTCTACTGGCTAGTAGTTCACCTCTTGATTGGGACAGCCTGCAGTGCTCTCTTTCCTTATCTCATGGTTTGCTTCTCACTTAAGACAAGTTCGCCTGAAAAGACTGCGCAACTCTCAGGTCTGTCGCAAACAGGGGGCTACATCTTGGCAGCCTTTGGTCCTACCTTGTTTGGTTATAGCTTTGACCTTTTCCAATCTTGGATTCCAGCTGTCCTTGCCCTTCTAGCCATTGATATCATCATGACTATCTCACTCTTTATGGTGAATCGCACGGATAAGATACTCTAATTATTCTAAAACACTTCTCAGATATAAACAATGCAAAGCCAGACTCTGTCTGGTTTTTTTGGTGCTTATATCAAGAAAAGGCACCATCCATCTATTAGCAGAAAGATGGCATTTTTGATATAATAAGATGTATAGAAACTAATTATCATACGAAAAATAAATTGGTTTATAAAATAGCTACTATTTTAAGTGAGGTGCACAGGATGGATGAACTGAAATACAATTTGGAAGAAAGTTTAGCAGAGTTAGATCAGCTCTTTTACTTATCAGCCAAGGAGACAGATAAGACTGCCTGTGAAGCTCTGGCAGAAAAAGCAAGAATAATTTATGAACAATATCCTGAATCAGAAGACATTGCTTTACTCTATGCTAGGATTTTGTTCAATTTGTCAACCGAACAAACTGAGTTGAAGGAGCGGAAGGCTACTGCTGAAAAATTAGAGAAATTACAGCAACAATTCCAGGATTCACCTGATATAGCTTTACGTTATGTCAGGATTTTGTTCAATTTGTCAACCGAACAGACTGAGTTGAAGGAAATCGAGGCTACTGCTGAAAAATTAGAGAAATTACAGCAACAATTCCAGAATTCGCCTGATATAGCCTTGCAGTATGCCATGATTTTGGTTAATTTGTCAACCAAGCAAACTGAGTTGAAGGAACTAGAGACCACTGCTGAAAAATTAGAGAAACTACAGCAACAATTCCAGGATTCACCTAATATAGCTTTACGTTATGCTAGGATTCTGTTCAATTTGTCAACCGAACAGACTGAGTTGAAGGAGCGGAAGGCTACTGCTGAAAAATTAGAGAAATTACAGCAACAATT
This window contains:
- the sdaAA gene encoding L-serine ammonia-lyase, iron-sulfur-dependent, subunit alpha yields the protein MFYSIKELVEQADLDFQGNVAELMIATEYELTGRCRDEVLLLMERNLEVMKASVELGLSENKSRSGLTGGDAAKLDRHLKSGKALSDFTILSAARNAIAVNEHNAKMGLVCATPTAGSAGCLPAVLTAAIQKIDLSHEEQLDFLFAAGAFGLVIANNASISGAEGGCQAEVGSASAMSAAALTLAAGGSPYQASQAIAFVIKNMLGLICDPVAGLVEVPCVKRNAMGASFAFIAADMALAGIESKIPVDEVIDAMYQVGSSLPTAFRETAEGGLAATPTGRRLQKEIFGE
- a CDS encoding HAD-IA family hydrolase; translated protein: MPSISAIFFDLDGTLVDSSIGIHNAFTYTFEQLGVPSPDAKTIRGFMGPPLESSFATCLPKEQISEAVQIYRSYYKKKGIHEAELFPRMTELLQELSQTYPLYITTTKNTPTAQDMTKNLGIHHFFDGIYGSSPETPHKADVIRYALQTHRLPADQVLIIGDTKFDMIGAQETGIKKFAVTWGFGEEADLLGYQPDWIAQTIDDIISQL
- a CDS encoding nucleoside-diphosphate sugar epimerase/dehydratase, with amino-acid sequence MNKKLTDYVIDLVEILNKQQKQVFWGVFDIVSMVVSIIVSYILFYGLINPAPVDYVIYTGLAFLFYQIMIGFWGLNASISRYSKITDFLKIFFGVTVSSIVSYGLCYAFLPLFSIRFIILFILLSTFLILLPRITWQLIYSKRKQGSGDGEHRRTFLIGAGDGGALFMNSYQHPTSDLELVGILDNDEKKKGQKLGGISVLGSYDNLPELAKRHQIERVIVAIPSLDPSEYERILQMCNKLGIKCYKMPKVETVVQGLHQPGSGFQKIDITDLLGRQEIRLDESRLGAELTGKTILVTGAGGSIGSEICRQVSRFNPERIILLGHGENSIYLVYHELIRTFQGIDYVPVIADIQDYDRLLQVFEQYKPAIVYHAAAHKHVPMMERNPKEAFKNNILGTYNVAKAVDEAKVPKMVMISTDKAVNPPNVMGATKRVAELIVTGFNQRSKSTYCAVRFGNVLGSRGSVIPVFERQIAEGGPVTVTDFRMTRYFMTIPEASRLVIHAGAYAKDGEVFILDMGKPVKIYDLAKKMVLLSGHTESEIPIVEVGIRPGEKLYEELLVSTELVDNQVMDKIFVGKVNVMPLEAINQKIEEFRSLSGDELKEAIISFANETTHAE
- the apf gene encoding aggregation-promoting factor: MSLTTKKIKITIAGVAALLAFFAPALASAQETVTYTVKPGDTLSEIAEKYNTTVEKLAEKNKIEDIHLIFVDQVLVIEGTEPSTTTATAATSATTYEAPAATEETSEATTYEEVAETTTYEAPAAPVAEESYTAPAATVSGSEAEAKEWIAQKESGGSYTATNGRYIGRYQLTDSYLNGDYSAENQERVADAYVAGRYGSWTAAKNFWLNNGWY
- the sdaAB gene encoding L-serine ammonia-lyase, iron-sulfur-dependent subunit beta, whose product is MQSLRFQSVFDIIGPVMIGPSSSHTAGAVRIGKIVSSIFDDMPTEVEFQLFNSFAKTYRGHGTDLALVAGILGMDTDNPDIPNSLEIAHKRGIKIVWTIQKDSNAPHPNTTKITVKNEHKSISVTGISIGGGNIQVTELNGFAVSLNMNTPTIIIVHQDVPGMIAHVTEALSRFDINIAQMNVTREKAGEKAIMIIEVDSRNCEEAIEDIRKIPHLHNVNFFK
- the mnmA gene encoding tRNA 2-thiouridine(34) synthase MnmA, which encodes MSDNSKTRVVVGMSGGVDSSVTALLLKEQGYDVIGIFMKNWDDTDENGVCTATEDYKDVAAVADQIGIPYYSVNFEKEYWDRVFEYFLAEYREGRTPNPDVMCNKEIKFKAFLDYAMTLGADYVATGHYARVARDEDGTVHMLRGVDNGKDQTYFLSQLSQEQLQKTMFPLGHLEKPEVRKIAEEAGLATAKKKDSTGICFIGEKNFKSFLSNYLPAQPGRMMTVDGRDMGEHAGLMYYTIGQRGGLGIGGQHGGDNAPWFVVGKDLSQNILYVGQGFYHDSLMSTSLEASQVHFTREMPEEFTLECTAKFRYRQPDSKVTVHVKGDKAEVIFAEPQRAITPGQAVVFYDGEECLGGGLIDNAYRDGQVCQYI
- a CDS encoding NUDIX hydrolase yields the protein MSQQDFRTKAGNTVFGVRATALIVQNGKLLVTKDKGKYYTIGGAIQVNERTEEAVVREVREELGVKAEARQLAFVVENRFEEDGISYHNIEFHYLVDLLEDAPLTMQEDEKMQPCEWIDLDKLEAYQLVPAFLKTALPDWDGQLRHIHLEE
- a CDS encoding glycosyltransferase family 2 protein — protein: MTQNVGKKLVSIVISAYNEEKYLPDLIEDLKNQTYDKKNIEILFINAMSTDATKEIVQQFIKENNEFKSIRLYDNPKKNQSSGFNLGIKQSIGDVILKIDAHSKVTENFVSENVALINQGEFVCGGARPTIVEEKDKWSEVLHLVEENMFGSSIADYRNSSQDKYVSSIFHGMYRREVFQQVGLVDEQLGRTEDNELHYRIRKHGYRIRYSPSVLSYQYIRPTLKKMLYQKYSNGLWIGLTTHVKPQCLSLFHYVPFVFVLSIFLSILLVPFSVTFLFSLFTIYFLFVLMLTILTYVKNKNTLLFLMPILLFAIHFSYGVGTLLGLIKGFKWKQTYRNQTIYLEN
- a CDS encoding CynX/NimT family MFS transporter; protein product: MKKQSLFFVLGIVLIGTVLRSPFTALPIILGDISQGLGVEVSSLGILTSLPLLMFALFSAFASRLAQKIGLEHLFTYCLLLLTIGSVIRIFNLPLLYLGTLIVGASIAIFNVLLPSMIQANQPQKISFLTTLYVTAMGISTAIASYLSVPITQASSWKGLILVLSLICLLTLLVWLPNHRHNHYLEGQQEKKSKENILKNKHVWAIIVFGGLQSLLFYTSMTWLPTMAISAGLSNSDAALLASIFSLISIPFSMTVPSLTTRLSDGHRRIMLAIISIAGMIGIAMLLYPSNNFLYWLVVHLLIGTACSALFPYLMVCFSLKTSSPEKTAQLSGLSQTGGYILAAFGPTLFGYSFDLFQSWIPAVLALLAIDIIMTISLFMVNRTDKIL